The Myxococcus xanthus genome contains the following window.
GCAGGGCTTCTCCTCGTGCCTGGAGCGGTGATTGCGACGTCCTGCGAGCATGCGGAGCCTTGGAGGACACCGAACCGATTCCAAGGAGCACAGACGTGGACGTGATTGACCTGTTGATTCAGCAGCACCGTGAGTTGGAAGCGCTGTTCGATGCCTGTCGCGCGGCGAAGGACGATGCGAGCAAGCAAGAGCTTGGCATCCAGCTCGCGGAGGCGCTCACGTTGCACACCACGATTGAAGAACGCTGGGTGTACCCCGCCGCGCGCCGGGTGGTGGAGGAGAAGCTGATTCAGGACTCCGTCGAGGAGCACGGGGAGATGACGGAGCTCATCGCCCAGATGATTCGCGCGCGCAACGACCCGCAGAAGCTGGTGGCCCTGTTCGGCGAACTGGAGAAGGTGGTGAAGGACCACGTGACGATGGAGGAGCGCGACGTACTGCCCAAGCTCGGTCAGAAGGTCACCGAGCAGGACCTGGGCATGTCGTGCAAGGACATCGTCCGCACCGCCTCCGAGGTCCGCCGCGAGGAGATGCAGAAGCTCCAGGGTCAGGCGAACGCCTGAGGCCTGGGGTTCAACGCACGGGGACGTAAGCGGCATGAAGACGAGGGCGCGGTGTTGCCCTGAGGCACACCGCTCCTCAGCAGGCAGCGGTCAGCATGTTGGTGCTGTCTGGCCTCCACGCGGACTTCTCCGCGAAAATTCGGACAGGGGCAGTGAGTCTCTTCTCCTGGACCTCGTCGAAGGACTTCACGGTGTAGTTCCGCTCGTGAAGCTCCAACATCACCATCAAGCGAAGAAGCAGCTCGAAATGCCAGCTGAACTCTTCGGCGCCGGTCTCCCAGCGGGACACAGCCTCAGAGCGGACATTGATGCGCTTCGCGAAGTCAGCCTGTGAGAACCCCAGATGCTTGCGCAGGAATCGAACTTCCAGCGGCGTCAGCAGGCTGTTCTTCGCGGCCAGGGCTTTCGCAATCGTCCGGTGCAACTCCTTCAACCTCGGGATCACGACCTCTCGTTCGTTGCACTTCTCGCACCGACGCTCAATCACCCCCACGAGGATGACATCCTCCAGCCCACTCTCGTCGAAGTGGTAGCTGTCGAGTCGTGTCTCCAAGAGCTCCCCACCGCAGCTCTCACACTTCATGACTTCCTCCAGACTGACACGATGACCAACTCGTGCGCCTCACCCGCTTCGTCACAGCGAAAGGCCACCGCGAGCCCCATTCGTGGGGTTTCGATGACGTAGGTCCACCGACCATCCTTCTGCTCCCCCTCGCTGTTCACGACGCCGCCTTCGATGATGTTCTCGATGTCCGTGGTCGCGAGATTCCGCTCCTTCATGCGGTCCTTCGCGTGCTGCTTGAGAACCAACGAGCCCTCGTCCAAGAGGCGCCGGGCAAACCTGAGCGCCTCGAAACGCTTGAAGGGTTCCTTGCTCAACGCCCTCCACTCCCCCCTTACGCCGCGGACCACCGCCATTTGACTTGCGGTGACCGCAAGATTAGTAACAACGACGAATCAACGCGCACAAGTGATTTCCCAAGCGTTCGAAGTTCTTGGCTTTTCACGTGCACAGCACGCCAACCGTACAGAAGGCCTCTGACTCACCCTCTGGGTTGTCCTCGATGCTGAACGGACGACCTTCGCGTCACACGCTCGCCGGCCCGGACTCTTCCCGCCGGGGCAGCGTGAACCAGAACGTGCTTCCCTGGCCGGGCGTACTCACCACGCCAATGTCCCCGCCGTGTGCCTGGACGATGTCCTTCGCGATGGACAGCCCCAGCCCCGCGCCTCCCGCAGGCGCGCCGGGTGCCCGGTAGAACTTCTCGAAGATGCGCGCCTGTTGCTCCAAGGCAATCCCCTCCCCCGTGTCGCGCACCTCGAAGCGCACCCCGTGCGATTCCTGCCACACGTGCACCTCCACCTCGCCTCCCGGGGGCGTGTGCTTCACCGCGTTGCCCACCAGGTTCCCCAGCACCAACCCCAGCCGCTCCGGGTCCACGTCCACCGGCTCCACGTCCAGCCCCACCTGCTTCGACACCTGGACCCCGCGCTCCTCCGCCGCCATCCGCTGAGCGTCCAGCGCCGCGTCCACCAGTTCCTCCGCCGGCACCCGGCGAATCTCCAACTGAAGCTGCCCCGCCTGGATGCGCGACAGGTCCAGCAGGTCATCCACGATGCCCTGCAGCCGCTCGGAGTCCTCGCGCGCCGCGAACAACAGGTCCGCCTGCTTCTCCGTCACCGGCCCCACCACGCCCTCCGTCACCAGGTGCAGCGCCATGCGCAGCGACGTGAGCGGCGTGCGGAACTCGTGCGCCACCGTGGCCACCAGGTCGTTCTTCAGCTCGTCGAAGCGCCGCAGCCGCGTCACGTCCTGGAGAATCACCGTGGCCCCCACCACCTCCCCTGACTCGCCATGCACCGGACTTCCCCGAGCCAGCAGCCACCGGTCCCCGTCCGGGAGCGGCGCCCGCACCGCCTCTTCGTACCCGCGCGGCTGATACGCCCCTCGCCCCGTCAACACGTGCTCACGCACCCGCTCCAGCACCGCGCGCGCCTCCGGCACCACCTGCCCCAGCATGTCCCCGCCCGCTTCGAGCGACAGCCGCAGCACGTCCTCCGCCGCGCGGTTGACGTTGAGCAGCCCTCCGTCCGCGCCGAACACCACCACCGGGTCCGGCAGGCTGTCGATGGCCGCCTGTGATGCCGCCTGCGCCTGGAGCAACTCACCCAGGCTGCTGCGCCGGTACTGCTGAAGCGCCTCCGCCATGGCGTTGAAGTCCCGCCCCACCTGCGCGATTTCGTCCTGTCCCTCCACCACCGCGCGCGCCGCGTAGTCGCCCTCGCCCAGGCGCCGCACCGCCTGTGACAGCACCGACACCGGACGGAGCGCCCGGTGCGTCAGCGACTGCGACGCGAACAACCCCACCACGAAGGCCACCATCACCGCCGCCACCATCACCGTGTTCACCCGCGCGCTCTGCCGCTGCAACGCCTCGCTCTTGCGCACCATGGCGTCCTGGTTCAGGTCCAGGATGGCCCGGGCCGCTCCGGTCACCTCCTGGAAGGCCGGCTCGAGAACACCGAAGTACGCCTCCCGCGCCCCCTCCGGCGACGACTGGGCGAGGAACCCGTCATAGGCCTCCTGGTAACGCCGCCAGGACGTGCGCAACCGGAGCGTCGCCGCATCCTCGGCGGGCTCGGTGACGTTGCCTTCCTGCACCCGCAACTGCGACTCCAAGCGCGCGCGCTGCGCCGCCTGCTGCGTCAGCCCGCGCTGCCGCTCACCCGCGATGATGAAGAGCGCCCCGCTGTCCATGCGCTCCAACTGCGCCATCATCTCCTGCGCGGCCAGCACACTGCGGTAGTTGTCCTGAAGCACCCGAGGCCCAGAACGCCCCAGTTGGGACAACGTCACCACGGCCACCACGCCCACCAACAACAGCGCCAGGGCCAGGGGTGCCTGCGCCAACAACAACCGGGCTCGCAGCGTCATGGGCGGCGTCCCTCCTCGCGCGGCTCGAAGGCCACCACGTGGATGTCGAAGCCCCGGCCTTCACGAACCAGCCTCATGTCCACCGCGCGCCCCAGCCGCTGCTTCCACCACGGCTGATGCGAACGGCCGACGATGATGTGACCCACGCCGTGCGAGCGCGCGAAGTCCAGGATGCCCTCCACCGGGTCTCGAGCCCTCAGGCGCACCACCTCCGCGCCCAGCTCCTTCGCCTTCTCGATGTTCGTCAGCAGATGCCGCTGCGCCTCCGCGTCGATGAGGTGCGGCGCCTCGCGCGGCGTCTCCACGTACACGACGAACCAGTCCGTGTTCAGCCGGCCCGCCATCCGTGAGCCCCGGCGCATCAGCGTCGCCGCGTGCCGGGGATAACTGGACAGCGCCACCAGCACCCGGCCCCAGGCCGCGCTCCGCTGCGAACCTTCATCTCCCTCTCCCGGAGGCGGCCTCGCGGTGGCGCGGTCCAGGCTCTCCGCCACCTCACGCAGCGCCAGCTCGCGCAGCGTGGCCAGGTTCTCCTCCGTGAAGAAGCGCTCCAGCGCCCGCGGCACCTTGTCCTTCGCGTAGATCTTCCCCGTCCGGAGCCGCTCGTGCAGGTCCTCCACCGCCAGG
Protein-coding sequences here:
- a CDS encoding hemerythrin domain-containing protein, which translates into the protein MDVIDLLIQQHRELEALFDACRAAKDDASKQELGIQLAEALTLHTTIEERWVYPAARRVVEEKLIQDSVEEHGEMTELIAQMIRARNDPQKLVALFGELEKVVKDHVTMEERDVLPKLGQKVTEQDLGMSCKDIVRTASEVRREEMQKLQGQANA
- a CDS encoding type II toxin-antitoxin system MqsA family antitoxin; this translates as MKCESCGGELLETRLDSYHFDESGLEDVILVGVIERRCEKCNEREVVIPRLKELHRTIAKALAAKNSLLTPLEVRFLRKHLGFSQADFAKRINVRSEAVSRWETGAEEFSWHFELLLRLMVMLELHERNYTVKSFDEVQEKRLTAPVRIFAEKSAWRPDSTNMLTAAC
- a CDS encoding DUF4258 domain-containing protein — protein: MSKEPFKRFEALRFARRLLDEGSLVLKQHAKDRMKERNLATTDIENIIEGGVVNSEGEQKDGRWTYVIETPRMGLAVAFRCDEAGEAHELVIVSVWRKS
- a CDS encoding HAMP domain-containing sensor histidine kinase, translated to MTLRARLLLAQAPLALALLLVGVVAVVTLSQLGRSGPRVLQDNYRSVLAAQEMMAQLERMDSGALFIIAGERQRGLTQQAAQRARLESQLRVQEGNVTEPAEDAATLRLRTSWRRYQEAYDGFLAQSSPEGAREAYFGVLEPAFQEVTGAARAILDLNQDAMVRKSEALQRQSARVNTVMVAAVMVAFVVGLFASQSLTHRALRPVSVLSQAVRRLGEGDYAARAVVEGQDEIAQVGRDFNAMAEALQQYRRSSLGELLQAQAASQAAIDSLPDPVVVFGADGGLLNVNRAAEDVLRLSLEAGGDMLGQVVPEARAVLERVREHVLTGRGAYQPRGYEEAVRAPLPDGDRWLLARGSPVHGESGEVVGATVILQDVTRLRRFDELKNDLVATVAHEFRTPLTSLRMALHLVTEGVVGPVTEKQADLLFAAREDSERLQGIVDDLLDLSRIQAGQLQLEIRRVPAEELVDAALDAQRMAAEERGVQVSKQVGLDVEPVDVDPERLGLVLGNLVGNAVKHTPPGGEVEVHVWQESHGVRFEVRDTGEGIALEQQARIFEKFYRAPGAPAGGAGLGLSIAKDIVQAHGGDIGVVSTPGQGSTFWFTLPRREESGPASV
- a CDS encoding sensor protein KdpD — encoded protein: MTMTRRSRAEDFLELVERGRRGRLKLYIGFAAGVGKTYRMLEEAHALKRRGVDVVLGFVESHDRADTQALVEGLEVVPRKQYSYRDVTVEEMDLDAVLARKPQVAVVDELAHTNLPVCRHRKRYQDVQALLDAGINVIGAFNVQHLESLNDLVERATGVAVRETLPDSFLKAADQVVNLDLAVEDLHERLRTGKIYAKDKVPRALERFFTEENLATLRELALREVAESLDRATARPPPGEGDEGSQRSAAWGRVLVALSSYPRHAATLMRRGSRMAGRLNTDWFVVYVETPREAPHLIDAEAQRHLLTNIEKAKELGAEVVRLRARDPVEGILDFARSHGVGHIIVGRSHQPWWKQRLGRAVDMRLVREGRGFDIHVVAFEPREEGRRP